Proteins from a genomic interval of Stenotrophomonas sp. WZN-1:
- a CDS encoding polysaccharide deacetylase family protein, with amino-acid sequence MADARTVPVLMHHHVSPSPGMITVSPENFESQIAWLAGNGWTSLTLDQYAGFLAGKPVPRKSIVITFDDGYLDNWVYAHPILQKYGMHAVVFVVTGWMGEGPERPHAGLAGAMLPATPDHRGCEAAIYEQNRSDDVMMRWSEARAAIAAGTFEVHCHTHTHTRWLRRDDLDRAQRRAGLSHDLAVSRDVLQDKLGEVSDTLCWPYGDFDQDHIEVAREHGFRYLHTTHPFGRNVVGGDPERVYRFAIRNRPASWLRKRIAQSYNPLIAPLFNGFKARQKKMVPGP; translated from the coding sequence ATGGCTGATGCCCGAACCGTACCGGTGCTGATGCACCACCACGTCAGTCCGTCGCCGGGCATGATCACCGTGTCGCCGGAGAATTTCGAAAGCCAGATCGCATGGCTGGCCGGCAACGGCTGGACCTCGCTGACACTGGACCAGTACGCCGGTTTCCTGGCCGGCAAGCCGGTGCCGCGCAAGTCGATCGTGATCACCTTCGACGATGGCTACCTGGACAACTGGGTGTATGCGCACCCTATCCTGCAGAAGTACGGCATGCACGCGGTGGTGTTCGTGGTCACCGGCTGGATGGGTGAAGGCCCGGAGCGGCCCCATGCGGGGCTTGCAGGGGCAATGTTGCCTGCCACGCCGGACCACCGCGGCTGCGAAGCAGCGATCTACGAGCAGAACCGCAGCGACGACGTGATGATGCGCTGGAGCGAAGCACGCGCGGCCATCGCCGCCGGCACCTTCGAAGTGCATTGCCACACCCATACCCACACCCGCTGGCTGCGCCGCGACGACCTGGACCGCGCACAGCGCCGTGCCGGCCTGAGCCATGACCTGGCAGTCTCGCGCGACGTCCTGCAGGACAAGCTCGGCGAGGTGTCCGATACGCTGTGCTGGCCTTATGGCGATTTCGACCAGGACCACATCGAGGTGGCACGCGAGCACGGCTTCCGCTACCTGCACACCACCCACCCGTTCGGCCGCAACGTGGTGGGCGGCGATCCGGAACGCGTCTACCGCTTCGCGATCCGCAACCGCCCGGCGAGCTGGCTGCGCAAGCGCATCGCGCAGAGCTACAACCCGCTGATCGCACCGCTGTTCAATGGTTTCAAGGCACGCCAGAAGAAGATGGTGCCGGGGCCATAA
- the glmM gene encoding phosphoglucosamine mutase: protein MGGRRYFGTDGIRGRVGQGVISADFVLRLGNALGRVLVAQRGQDGRRPIVVIGKDTRISGYMFEAALEAGLVAAGADVQLLGPMPTPAVAFLTRTLGVDAGIVISASHNPHYDNGIKFFSAQGEKLDDATELALEAALDVPFTTAESEKLGKASRAREAVGRYIEFCKASVPRAFDLRGVRLVLDCAHGATYQIAPLLFRELGAEVIGIGAEPNGVNINAGVGSTHIDNLAAKVRETRADLGIAFDGDGDRVLMADDQGNPVDGDDLLYILARAWKAEGRLRGPVVGTLMSNYGVEKAFADLQIPFVRSNVGDRYVHQALVEGGGVLGGEASGHLLCLDRATTGDGIVSALQVLVALRNSGQTLRQALKGLVRVPQKTVNVRLGNVSAKATVQADSVQAALAVAQQSVAGRGRAFLRPSGTEPVVRVTVEADDAALMQQTLDRLSAAVREAAS from the coding sequence ATGGGAGGCCGCAGGTACTTCGGTACTGATGGCATCCGTGGGCGGGTCGGCCAGGGCGTGATCTCGGCCGACTTCGTGCTGCGCCTGGGCAACGCCCTGGGCCGTGTCCTGGTCGCGCAGCGTGGCCAGGACGGGCGCCGACCGATCGTGGTGATCGGCAAGGACACCCGCATTTCCGGCTACATGTTCGAAGCGGCACTGGAAGCCGGCCTGGTCGCCGCCGGTGCCGACGTGCAGCTGCTGGGGCCGATGCCGACGCCGGCGGTGGCGTTCCTGACCCGTACACTCGGTGTGGATGCCGGCATCGTCATCAGTGCCTCGCACAATCCGCACTACGACAACGGCATCAAATTCTTCTCCGCCCAGGGCGAGAAGCTCGACGATGCCACCGAGCTGGCCCTGGAAGCGGCGCTGGACGTTCCGTTCACCACCGCCGAATCGGAAAAGCTCGGCAAGGCGTCGCGTGCGCGCGAGGCAGTCGGTCGCTACATCGAGTTCTGCAAGGCCAGCGTGCCGCGCGCGTTCGACCTGCGCGGCGTGCGCCTGGTGCTGGATTGCGCGCACGGTGCCACCTACCAGATCGCACCGCTGCTGTTCCGCGAACTGGGCGCCGAGGTGATCGGCATCGGTGCCGAGCCCAACGGCGTCAACATCAACGCCGGCGTGGGTTCCACCCATATCGACAACCTGGCGGCCAAGGTCCGCGAAACCCGCGCCGATCTCGGCATCGCCTTCGATGGCGATGGTGACCGCGTGCTGATGGCCGATGACCAGGGCAATCCGGTCGACGGCGATGACCTGCTGTACATCCTGGCCCGCGCCTGGAAGGCCGAAGGCCGCCTGCGCGGCCCGGTGGTCGGCACGCTGATGAGCAACTACGGTGTGGAGAAGGCCTTCGCCGATCTGCAGATTCCGTTCGTGCGCAGCAATGTCGGTGATCGCTACGTGCACCAGGCGCTGGTCGAAGGTGGCGGCGTGCTCGGCGGCGAAGCCTCCGGCCACCTGCTGTGCCTGGATCGGGCCACCACCGGTGACGGTATCGTCAGTGCGCTGCAGGTGCTGGTGGCACTGCGCAACAGCGGGCAGACCCTGCGCCAGGCACTGAAGGGACTGGTGCGGGTGCCGCAGAAGACCGTCAACGTGCGTCTGGGCAATGTCTCGGCCAAGGCCACGGTGCAGGCCGACAGCGTGCAGGCCGCGCTGGCCGTCGCACAGCAATCGGTGGCTGGCCGTGGTCGTGCATTCCTGCGCCCGTCCGGTACCGAGCCGGTGGTGCGGGTCACGGTGGAAGCCGATGATGCCGCGCTGATGCAGCAGACGCTGGACCGCCTCTCCGCGGCGGTACGTGAAGCCGCCAGTTGA
- the accD gene encoding acetyl-CoA carboxylase, carboxyltransferase subunit beta: protein MSWLSKLMPSGIRTDNTPSKKRSVPEGLWEKCSNCGSALYRPELEENLEVCPKCGHHMAIRARARLAALFDADSTTEIGARLGPTDLLKFKDQKKYSERIKIAQKNTGEYDALIAMRGLLKGRALVASSFDFAFMGGSMGSVVGERFALAAETAVEIGAPYVCFSQSGGARMQEGLFSLMQMAKTSAALGKLREAGLPYISVLTHPTTGGVSASFAMLGDINIAEPQALIGFAGPRVIEQTVREKLPEGFQRSEFLLEHGAIDQICDRREMRDRLSDLLAMLGRQPAPEVA, encoded by the coding sequence ATGAGTTGGCTCAGCAAGTTGATGCCGTCCGGCATCCGCACCGACAACACCCCCAGCAAGAAGCGCAGTGTCCCCGAGGGCCTGTGGGAAAAGTGCAGCAACTGCGGCAGCGCGTTGTACCGTCCGGAACTGGAAGAGAACCTGGAAGTCTGCCCGAAGTGCGGCCATCACATGGCGATCCGTGCGCGTGCGCGCCTGGCTGCCCTGTTCGATGCCGACAGCACCACCGAGATCGGTGCACGCCTGGGCCCGACCGACCTGCTCAAGTTCAAGGACCAGAAGAAGTACAGCGAGCGCATCAAGATCGCGCAGAAGAACACCGGCGAGTACGACGCGCTGATCGCCATGCGTGGCCTGCTCAAGGGCCGTGCGCTGGTGGCATCGTCGTTCGACTTCGCCTTCATGGGCGGCTCGATGGGCTCGGTGGTCGGCGAGCGTTTCGCACTGGCCGCGGAAACCGCGGTCGAGATCGGTGCGCCCTACGTATGCTTCTCGCAGAGCGGCGGCGCCCGCATGCAGGAAGGCCTGTTCTCGCTGATGCAGATGGCCAAGACCTCGGCGGCGCTGGGCAAGCTGCGTGAAGCCGGCCTGCCGTACATCTCGGTGCTGACCCATCCGACCACCGGCGGCGTGTCGGCCTCGTTCGCGATGCTGGGCGACATCAACATCGCCGAGCCGCAGGCGCTGATCGGCTTCGCCGGCCCGCGCGTGATCGAGCAGACCGTCCGCGAGAAGCTGCCGGAAGGCTTCCAGCGCTCGGAGTTCCTGCTGGAGCACGGTGCCATCGACCAGATCTGCGACCGCCGCGAAATGCGCGACCGCCTGTCCGATCTGCTGGCAATGCTGGGCCGTCAGCCGGCGCCGGAGGTGGCGTGA
- the trpA gene encoding tryptophan synthase subunit alpha, translating to MPVSRLDACFQRLREQQRKALIPFVTAGDPSLEATVPVMHALVDAGADVIELGVPFSDPMADGPTIQRSSERALARGAGSRYVLQAVAQFRERDAQTPVVLMGYLNPVEIHGYAAFAKAAVDAGVDGVLLVDLPPEEAGEAQQAFDAAGLALVLLASPTTSEARADKLLALARGYLYYVSFAGVTGASERLDSDAASARLQALRARASVPVVAGFGIKDAASAAAMARQADGVVVGSALVAALAEAGSAEEAAQRARAFLAPLRQALDA from the coding sequence ATGCCTGTATCCCGACTCGATGCCTGTTTCCAGCGCCTGCGCGAGCAGCAGCGCAAGGCGCTGATCCCCTTCGTCACGGCCGGTGATCCCTCGCTGGAGGCCACCGTGCCGGTCATGCACGCACTGGTCGATGCCGGCGCCGACGTGATCGAACTGGGCGTGCCGTTCTCCGACCCGATGGCCGATGGCCCGACCATCCAGCGCAGCTCCGAGCGCGCGCTGGCGCGCGGTGCTGGCAGCCGCTACGTGCTGCAGGCCGTGGCGCAGTTCCGCGAGCGCGATGCGCAGACCCCGGTGGTGCTGATGGGCTACCTGAATCCGGTGGAGATCCACGGTTACGCGGCCTTCGCCAAGGCTGCCGTGGATGCCGGCGTGGACGGTGTATTGCTGGTCGACCTGCCGCCGGAAGAAGCGGGCGAGGCCCAGCAGGCGTTCGACGCAGCCGGCCTGGCGCTGGTGCTGCTGGCGTCGCCGACCACCAGCGAGGCGCGCGCCGACAAGCTGCTGGCGTTGGCCCGTGGCTACCTCTACTACGTCAGCTTTGCCGGTGTCACCGGTGCGTCCGAGCGGCTTGACAGCGATGCCGCCAGTGCCCGCCTGCAGGCGTTGCGCGCGCGTGCGTCGGTGCCGGTGGTGGCGGGCTTCGGCATCAAGGATGCCGCCAGTGCCGCAGCCATGGCCCGCCAGGCCGACGGCGTGGTGGTGGGCAGCGCGCTGGTGGCGGCGCTGGCCGAAGCGGGCTCGGCGGAAGAGGCCGCGCAGCGCGCTCGGGCCTTCCTGGCCCCGCTGCGGCAGGCGTTGGACGCCTGA